A window of the Cystobacter fuscus DSM 2262 genome harbors these coding sequences:
- the agmC gene encoding adventurous gliding motility protein AgmC, translating into MKQWLPAAVCALGLGSTTAMAGADTIGLGEGRNGPKTVSTPNTIINSYAQVTAPLVAQATSIQIGACRGDPACFLAGDLVLVYQATGLQPAPASGSQTPIDLSNNAVGQWEFARLASVEADRLTLTEPLIHAYAVNETQVIRVPEYTQVTITGSITAPAWDGATGGFIAFLAKETVNNGGVIDASGLGFRGGQFIPGDPTAKGCSDLDEAAPLGARKGEGIAGASHYSTGSNTGRGNAANGAGGAVCFKSGGGGGGNGGLGGQGGRSDSTDNGGRDVGGRGGAALSYGNRTTSDAFLRHLTFGGGGGAGYGVSQAGAGGAGGGIVFFRASQLSGGGLIDASGRAGGANTTEGGGGGGAGGSIYVRIVRAATCGKIAATGGLGGASDAFRVGPGGGGGGGHVLFQADPGSPCALDTTGSSPGNQKDSSAPPNNDATYGATPGGTTPADELKYGFIIPAPPAVTRVSPYNGSFINNVRPTITGTARANTPVIVYLDGQEVGRVTTDAAGHYTLDLTKDLPEGPHSVVAIAAIDAVQSLNSVPDTFTVDITPPDTNFVTQPGRFTRARDVAFEFGSPEESVTYLCKLDEAADFTPCNPSTTFSNLPDGPHTVQVYAVDRAGNRDDTPAVHEFQITVADLSLLGDGIGGCSASGQDASLIALGLGALVAGLRRRRQSQTH; encoded by the coding sequence ATGAAGCAGTGGCTCCCCGCCGCCGTGTGCGCGCTGGGCCTCGGCTCGACCACGGCGATGGCCGGGGCGGACACGATCGGTTTGGGTGAGGGACGTAACGGACCGAAAACGGTGTCCACGCCCAACACCATCATCAACAGCTACGCCCAGGTGACCGCGCCGCTGGTGGCCCAGGCCACGTCCATTCAGATCGGAGCCTGCAGGGGAGACCCGGCATGCTTCTTAGCGGGAGATCTGGTGCTGGTGTACCAGGCCACGGGCCTCCAGCCCGCGCCCGCGTCGGGGTCGCAAACCCCCATCGACTTGAGCAACAACGCCGTGGGGCAGTGGGAGTTCGCACGTCTGGCCTCGGTGGAGGCTGATCGGCTGACGCTGACGGAGCCGCTCATCCATGCCTACGCGGTGAACGAGACCCAGGTCATCCGGGTGCCGGAGTACACCCAGGTCACCATTACCGGGAGCATCACAGCCCCGGCTTGGGATGGGGCCACGGGCGGGTTCATCGCGTTCCTGGCCAAAGAGACGGTGAACAACGGGGGAGTGATCGACGCGAGCGGCCTTGGGTTCCGGGGAGGCCAGTTCATCCCTGGTGATCCCACGGCCAAGGGCTGCTCTGACTTGGATGAGGCAGCCCCCCTGGGCGCACGAAAGGGTGAGGGTATTGCAGGTGCCAGCCACTACAGCACTGGCTCGAACACCGGTCGCGGCAACGCGGCCAATGGTGCGGGAGGCGCCGTCTGCTTCAAGTCAGGGGGTGGCGGCGGAGGCAATGGCGGACTCGGTGGCCAGGGAGGACGTTCGGATTCGACTGACAACGGCGGACGCGACGTGGGAGGACGGGGAGGCGCGGCGCTCTCCTATGGAAACAGGACGACCTCCGATGCCTTCTTGAGACACCTCACGTTCGGCGGAGGCGGAGGAGCCGGGTATGGCGTCTCCCAAGCCGGCGCGGGTGGCGCGGGCGGAGGCATCGTCTTCTTTCGAGCCAGCCAGCTCTCGGGCGGCGGCCTCATCGACGCATCGGGGAGAGCGGGTGGTGCGAACACCACTGAGGGAGGAGGTGGAGGCGGTGCGGGTGGATCCATCTACGTGCGGATTGTCAGAGCCGCCACCTGCGGCAAGATTGCCGCGACGGGCGGTCTCGGGGGCGCATCGGACGCCTTCCGTGTGGGGCCCGGAGGTGGAGGGGGCGGCGGACACGTTCTGTTCCAGGCCGACCCGGGAAGCCCCTGTGCCCTCGACACGACGGGGTCTTCACCCGGAAACCAGAAGGATTCCTCGGCTCCTCCTAATAATGACGCGACGTATGGCGCGACGCCGGGCGGCACCACTCCAGCCGACGAGCTGAAGTACGGTTTCATCATCCCCGCGCCTCCGGCCGTGACCAGGGTTAGTCCGTATAACGGCAGCTTCATCAACAACGTCCGTCCCACCATCACGGGCACGGCCCGGGCCAACACTCCGGTGATCGTCTACCTGGATGGACAGGAAGTCGGCCGGGTCACCACTGACGCCGCGGGTCACTACACCCTTGACCTAACCAAGGACCTGCCTGAAGGCCCCCACTCGGTGGTGGCGATCGCGGCGATCGATGCCGTGCAGAGCCTCAACAGCGTGCCCGACACCTTCACCGTGGACATCACGCCCCCGGACACCAACTTCGTTACCCAGCCTGGGCGGTTCACGCGCGCGCGCGACGTGGCGTTCGAGTTCGGCTCGCCGGAAGAGAGCGTGACCTACCTGTGCAAGCTCGATGAGGCAGCCGACTTCACCCCCTGCAATCCATCGACGACCTTCAGCAACCTGCCCGATGGCCCTCACACGGTGCAGGTGTATGCCGTCGATCGCGCCGGCAACCGGGATGACACCCCCGCTGTCCACGAGTTCCAGATCACCGTCGCGGATCTCTCGCTGCTCGGAGATGGCATCGGCGGGTGCTCGGCCTCGGGGCAGGACGCCTCGTTGATCGCGCTGGGCCTGGGCGCTCTCGTGGCCGGGCTCCGGCGTCGCCGCCAGAGCCAGACCCACTAA